The window ATTCATGGACAATTTTCAAATCCATGAACATTGTCCAAATTCACTAACATATTATCTTCGATATTCCTAAACATTTTTTCAAATCCACGAGCATTTTTAATACGCTAACATATTTTTAAAACGCGTAAATTTGAattcgcaaaaaaaattaaaatcacCAATTTTTTTAttcttgaattttttttcaaaaccatGAAAATCCTTTATTTATTTTAAATTCGCGAAATTGTTTTAGTTCGGAATATTTTGTTCTAATTTGAAAACATTTTCTGTATTCATGAACACATTTTAAAAATCTGTGAATATTTTTTGTTcgcaaacatttttcaaatttgtgatcAGTTCATGATATTATTTGAAACCATACCTAGTGACACAAAAAAGGAAAAACCCAAAAGGCAATTTTTTAGGGGTGAAAACAATATATACATTCATAAATGGTTGTAGGGATACAAATAATGTTCAGAGTTACTACCCTACTTGTCTCCCAGCATCGAGGATGCATCCCAACATCCATACATGTCTCGAAGCATCGAGTTTGCAGGCCGCTCTGGCCAGATTATGAGTCTCCAAGTTACTGTCTATCTTCTCATGTTTAATGGTCACTGACGAGAATCCAGGAAGTATGGATTAGATATCTTGTAGGAGTATAATCATCATGTTCGCTTCAAGATAGAGCTACAAATCAGGGAGCACCTATTGGGCGCTTTAGGCGCCAGGGAAGCTCCCTAGTGTCCATGCTTTGGCACTACTGGGCTGGCCCAAGTACTCGTTCACATTTGAGAAAACAAACCAAAAAACAGGGGGAAAATCAGAAAAACGAAAAAAATcgtgaattcaaaaaatttcaccTATTTTGAAAAAGCATTCATGAACttgaaaaaaattcatcaatTTTGATAAAATTCATTGAAATTGAGAAAAAATTCACTGATTTTGAAAacaagttcattgaatttgaagaACGTCAAAACAATTCatggattttgaaaaaagttcattaaaattgaaaaaagttcatggattttcAAAAAGGTGCAaacttttgaaaaaaaaatggttcatcaaattttcaaaaaaaacatcaatttgaaGAAAAAATTCACGTATTTGCGAACAATTCATCGAACCACgaagaaggaaaaagaaaaagcagaaaaggcaaaaggaaaaggaaaaggaaaaggaaagaaTAAAGTTGAATCTTGCCAGATCCTGCTGGGTGGTGCAGTGGTTACACCAGCGTAACTATATGAGAGAGGTCGCTCGTTGGAATCTCAATCGGCGCGCTTGTTTTTGGAGAATAAAACACAGCTACTTGGGCCGGCCAGTGAGGGGCCCTTCAGGCGCCCGTTTGTGAAATACACCTCATTTGGAGTTTATGAGGTGAGCAGTGGAAGCAGGGGCTGACTGTAATTATTTATTGCGTTTACTTGGTTTTGAATCCTAAACCTCTTGGTTACAAGTTTATGCATCTAACCAGTTCACCCATGAGCGATGGACAAAGGTTGGCTATGCATTTATACGTCAATACTCCACCTCACGAGTGGCGCACTCAACCTGAACGTGCATCGAAAGGGGGCTGCAATTTAATTGCGGCTGCCGGATATTAAACTCAAGACCTCTTAGTTTTAATACCATATAAAACTGCACAGACCAACTAATTCACCCAAAAATTCAAGCTATGAAGAGTTTCAGACATGGAATTGCCTACAAATGGTACATATATGCTGGGAACTAGCTATCCCAAGTGTGGGCAATGGGCCGGCTCACCCCAGGCCACCGCTTGATTTGTATCagaataaaaaaaattaaaaaaagtgATACATAATAACACACAAGGAAAACAATCTAGCGATGTTTGCGTAAAAAATTGCATATCACGTCCCTATTCTGGGAGACCTCCTACTCGGCGCAAATAGCGTCGGCTAGGAGAACTGGCACCAATGCGTTCATTATGTGCCGCTCCAGTAGCGTTGTCGCTCGTCCCATGTCACCTTCGTTCCCTTGATCATGGTTGGCCGGTCTACGGTTGAGCAGTTGActtaaaaaacaaaaacaaatgaaaaaatacaaagcaaaaaatcaaaaataaaagttcatgaattaaaaaaagttcaaaaaataaaaatagtCCATAAATTTTGAAAACAAATGTTCATTCATTCggaaaactccatgatgattttgaAAAGAAAATCACGCTTTTGAAAACAGTTCATCAATTTTTTTTAAGTCacaattctgatttttttttatcgattttggaaaaaagttggaggatttggaaaaagttcacggCTTTTGAAAAAGAATCATGGATGTGAGAAAAGtaatcaatttttttttaaatttcatcaattttgaaaCACGTCTATGAATTGGGANNNNNNNNNNNNNNNNNNNNNNNNNNNNNNNNNNNNNNNNNNNNNNNNNNNNNNNNNNNNNNNNNNNNNNNNNNNNNNNNNNNNNNNNNNNNNNNNNNNNNNNNNNNNNNNNNNNNNNNNNNNNNNNNNNNNNNNNNNNNNNNNNNNNNNNNNNNNNNNNNNNNNNNNNNNNNNNNNNNNNNNNNNNNNNNNNNNNNNNNNNNNNNNNNNNNNNNNNNNNNNNNNNNNNNNNNNNNNNNNNNNNNNNNNNNNNNNNNNNNNNNNNNNNNNNNNNNNNNNNNNNNNNNNNNNNNNNNNNNNNNNNNNNNNNNNNNNNNNNNNNNNNNNNNNNNNNNNNNNNNNNNNNNNNNNNNNNNNNNNNNNNNNNNNNNNNNNNNNNNNNNNNNNNNNNNNNNNNNNNNNNNNNNNNNNNNNNNNNNNNNNNNNNNNNNNNNNNNNNNNNNNNNNNNNNNNNNNNNNNNNNNNNNNNNNNNNNNNNNNNNNNNNNNNNNNNNNNNNNNNNNNNNNNNNNNNNNNNNNNNNNNNNNNNNNNNNNNNNNNNNNNNNNNNNNNNNNNNNNNNNNNNNNNNNNNNNNNNNNNNNNNNNNNNNNNNNNNNNNNNNNNNNNNNNNNNNNNNNNNNNNNNNNNNNNNNNNNNNNNNNNNNNNNNNNNNNNNNNNNNNNNNNNNNNNNNNNNNNNNNNNNNNNNNNNNNNNNNNNNNNGGGGGGGGGGTAGGGGGTcgtgaagggggggggggggggggggggggggggggggggggactcaACTATACTTCTCGACCGTTCGTCGGCCGAGGGCGGCGTGACGGCGTGAGCGCATCCACCCCTGACGTCGTCGGGATATCCCTCCGGGCTCCAGCCGGCCGGCGCGCGCCACAGCTCACGCACGCACATACGTCGGTGCGTTTGGAGCGGGCGGTCAGACAGGACAAGCGGCGTATCGACGTGCTACCATGCCCGCACACCGCACGTCTTGGGCTGGCTGGCTCGGTCCATCGCGTGCATGCCGGCGACTTTGTCTTGTCGCCGCCTCCACCTCCACGCACATGGATATGTAGATAAGCACGGACTTAGTGGCAGTTAGTTAATTATTTGTTCGATCTCCCTTCTATCTATCCGACACGTACGAGTGCCGGCCGCCGTGGCTCACGCAGACACTCCCCGGCATGGTCAATCACTGGCAGCTTCTCGCCGCCGCGCTGCCGACATGTATATATTCCGATCCACCGCACTCGTCGTGCCGGCGGGTTTGTCTTATCGCGGCGCCGACCGCGTGCGGCCTGCACACCTGCGGCGGGTAGGCACGGATGACTGTGCGTATAGTCACGTAGTGGCAGATCGATCAGACGCGGCGGCGCACGTACGTGCATGTTCTGAACAGCCGGCGGCCGGTCGGCCGCCGTGATTCATGCTACACTCCCCGGTGGCCGCGTGGTGCGTTGTCAGTTAAATTGGCAGCTTCTGGCCGTGGTATCGCCCACATGAATCCAATTTGTAGAAGGGCAAGACGTGGGCTGTGCAATCGCGATGTATTGATCGGTGCATCAGGCACGTATATAAGTACAGAGGGAGGCCACAACCTCAACTATACAGAGGAAACAGGAGGTGGGCCCTATTATACACAAATATACACGTACACAATATActcaaaccccccccccccccccagtcgaAGCGGCGCCAGTGACGCAAAGACTAGAACGAAACTCCTCGAAGGTGGAAGTCGGCAGTCCCTTCGTCATCACATCGGCGAACTGTTGTGCAGTCGGAACGTGGAGAACCCGAATATGTCCAAGGGCCACCTACTCGCGCACAAAGTGAATGTCCAGCTCAATGTGTTTAGTCCGGCGATGATGAACGGGGTTGGCGGAGAGGTACACCGTAgagacgttgtcgcagtagacaACCGTAGCCTGGGAGACGTCGTGATGTAGCTCCTGAAGTAACTGTCGTAGCCAGGTGCGCTCAGCAACAGCGTTAGCCACAGCTCGGTACTCAGCCTCCGCGCTGGAGCGCGAAACCGTGGGTTGTCGCTTGGACGACCACGAGATGAGTGAAGGACCGAGGTAGACGCAGTAGCCAGAGGTGGAACGACGAGTGTCTGGGCAGCCAGCCCAGTCCGCGTCGGAGTAAGCCATCATCTCCAGAGAAGTGGACGCCGTGAGGGTGAGTCCGAGGGTCATCGTGCCGCGAATGTAACGGAGGATCCGCTTCACGAGGGTCCAGTGGGAGTCACGAGGGGCGTGCATGTGAAGACACACCTGCTGAACAGCATACTGAAGATCCGGTCTGGTGAGAGTCAGATACTGAAGAGCACCGACGATAGACCGGTAGAAAGGAGCATCCGACGCTGGCgagtgacggtgtcctggactagggggtactcaccacgtcgtctcccgatcagttagattgggccgatGACCCCCATGgtcgtatactcatgggccagttcagACAGCCGATGACATGCATGAGGAAGATttcacaagacttggtgatcaagacaaggactcctctccaccaacgtattcggttaggactcttgttatcctaggcctctggtacattatataagtcggggccaggctagtcgatagatcattatgacattactcatcatacctctagggtttagaccacaacatatgattttgaggtagatcaactcttgtaatctctatattcatcaagatcaatcaagcacgaagtagggtattacctccatagagagggcccgaacctgggtaaacattgtgtcctcTGTCTCCTGTTATCCATCGATCCATGATCCACAGCTTGGgactccctacccgagatctgccggtttcgACACCGACAATGAGCCCTCAAGAGCAGAAACCTTGGCCTTCGTGTCAACAGGAGTAGCAACAGGGTGACAGTTGAGCATGCTAGCACGCTCAAGAAGCTCGTGCGCATACTTCTGCTGATGAAGAAAGAAACCGTCCGGTCGCCGAACGACCTCAATGCCAAGGAAATAATGTAGAGCACCCAAGTCCTTGATGGCAAACTCGTCACGTAGCCGAAGAGTAATCTACTGAAGTAGAGCTGCGAAGGAGGCCGTCAGGATGATGCCGTCGACGTAGAGGAGCAAATAGGCAGTCGAGTCACCGTGGCGATAGAGAAACAATGAGGCATCTGAGCGAGTGACGCTGAAACCCAATGTCTGAAGAAACCCGGCGATCCGTTGGTACCAGGCGCGGGGTGCTTGCTTGAGTCCGTAGAGAGACCGGGACAGCAAACACACATGGCCAGGAAGAGATGCGTCGAAAAAACCGGTGGGCTGCTCACAATAAACCTGCTCCTCAAGATGGTCGTGGAGGAAGGCGTTGGAGACATCCATCTGATGAACTGGCCAGCCTCGGGACACCGCAAGCTAGAGGACGGTGCGGATTGTGCCCGGTTTGACAACCGGGGCAAACGTCTCAGTGAAGTCAACTCCAGCGCGTTGTCGAAAACCACGAACCACCCAGCGAGCCTTGTAGCGCTCAAGTGTACCATCCGAGCGGGTCTTGTGGCGAAAGACCCACTTGCCGGTGATGACATTGGCGCGAGGAGGCCGGGGAACTAGTGTCCAGGTACGGTTCCGCTGAAGAGCGTTGAACTCTTCCTGCATCGCCGCAAGCCAGTGAGGATCACGGAGGGCTACGCGAGCGGACGCGGGAAGAGGAGACGGCTCCGCGGTGGAGGCGGCGAGGAGGTACTCATCGCCCGAGTACCGTAGGCTCGGATGGTGAACGCCGGTTCTAGCCCGTGTAACAGGGCCAGTCGGCAACACCGGAGCGGCCGGCGAGGCGGCCcggccggcgaggcggcggccgaGGCGGCCGAGCCGGCCGCGCCCGAGCCCACGGCGCCCGAGTCGGGGGCGACGGGTGAGGGGGGCGCCAGCCGAGGCGTCGTGGTCGGCCGAGGAGGCCGAGAGGGCAGGCGCCAGCGTGGGGGCGCGAGACGCAGCTCATCCCACGGCGCGAGGACCGCCAAAGCCCGAAGGCGGTCCGAGAGCCGAGCGGGGCCGTCCACCTGACGGAGTCGCCGAAGGGCCGCCGGTGGCCGGCGACGACGAGGCGACAAGGGGTACCTGCTGCTGAAACGGAAACACCATCTCATCAAAGTAAACGTGTCTGGAGGTGAAAACACGATGGGAGACGGGATCATAGCAGCGGTAGCCCTTAGTGTTAGGTGGGTAGCCGAGAAAGATGCAGGCGACAGAGCGGGGTGCAAGCTTATGAGGCGTAGTAGCGGCGATGCTAGGGTAGCAAAGGCAGCCGAAGATGCGAAGCTCATCATAAGAGGGTGGTGCACCGAAGAGGAGGTGATGAGGTGCAAAGTTCCCGCGAGTGCGACATGGACGGATGTTAATGAGGAGTGAAGCGGTGGCGAGAGCGTGAGGCCAAAAGCGCGGAGGCACATTGACATGAAAGAGGAGAGTCCGAACGCAGTCACTAAGAGTGCGAAGGATACGCTCAGCGCGACCGTTCTGCTGCGAGGTGTACGGGCAGGTGAGACGAAAAGTCGTGCCATGTGTGGTGAGGAGAGTACGAGCAGCTAGGTTGTTGAACTCCTTCCCGTTATCTATCTGCAACGCGAGAATAGGACGACCAAACTGCGTGAGAACATAGGAGTAGAAGGCGGCGAGAGTGGATATAGCATCCGACTTGCAGCGCAACGGGAAGGTCCACACATAATGCGAGAAATCATCAAGTATGACAAGATAATAAAGAAAGCCTGTATTACTGGCAACAGGAGaggtccaaacatcactatgaatTAACTCAAACGGGTACGATGCAACATGAGAAGAAGCCCTAAACGGGAGACGAGCATGTTTGCCGAGGCGACATGCATGACACGAGTGATCCTCGTTCTTATTACACATGAAAGAAAAACTTCGAAGTATATGACGAAGGGTGGCGGGATTGGGATGACCCAAGCGAGCGTGCCAAAGATCCACTCCGGTGGCGAGAGCGACAGGGGCGGCAGAAGTGGTGGAGGTGGCGGAGTGAACCGGGTAGAGCTCGTCAGGGCTGTCACATCGGTGGAGCACCATCCGGGTGCGAGCGTCCTTAACAGAAAAACCACATTTGTCAAATTCAACGGTAACAGGATTTTCACGTGTAAGAGAACGAACAGAAACAAGATTTTTAATAAGCTCAGGAGAAACTAAGACATTAGACATGTATATTGGAGTGGAGTTAGACGGAAAATATGCATGACCTATGTGAGTGATAGGAAGAGAGGAGCCGTCACCGACGGTGATGCGGTTGGAAGTGTGGACGGGATAGGAGGTGTGGAGGTTACCGGGATAAGCGGCCATATGTGCAGTAGCTCCGGTGTCCATATACCAGTCGCCGCCGCCGGTGTAGCTGGATGGTGAAGGGGCGGTGTGAAGAGCCGCCAGAAGGGCCGGGTCCCACGGCGCCGACGGGAGAGGCTGCAGCGGGGCCGTCAGGGGCAGCAGCGGCAGCCCGAGGGCGCCACATAGGGCGCCGCATAGGGCTGCGGCACGGCATAGAACGCCTGGTGCGACGGTGGCCGGGCGCCGAGAATAcccggggcaggggcacggggaaCCGGCATGGAGTAGGCGTGCACAACGCCGGTCCATGGATTCTGGCCGGCGTACCACGGGGCCGACTGATAGGCCTGCTGTGGCGGATGGGGTGCTCCTCCCTGAGCGCCCGCGCGCCCCCCTGCTTGCGGCCGCCGAGATGGCCGCTGGGGCGACCCCCATTGGCGGCCGGCTGGGGCGGCGGGAAGGGAGCAGCCGGGGCGGGCGGAAGCCGGGCGGGAAAGCGGGCGCCGCCGGCTGGGGCGGCGTCGGGCGCGGAGGTGGCGGGGCTGGACCCCCGCGGGTGCGAGCGACGAGGGCGGTATGGGTTGCGCGAGTCCGCGCCATCCGCATCCGGCGCTCCTCCAACTTGAGGTACGCCACCACCTTAGCGAAGGTAGGCTCCAGGATGAGGGTGAGGTTGAAGGCGGCGTTCCCAAAATCCTCGTTGAGTCTGGCGGTGAGGGTGCTGATGAGGAGCTCGTCGCAGATCTTCTCCCCGAGATCACGGAGCTCATCGACAAGCTTCTTgaggtgcatgcaaaaatcatcGATGGACGAGTCAAGCTGCTAGCACCCATAAAACTCGCCGTGGAGAAGGACCTTGCACTGCAGCCTATTGTTGGTGAAGAGGCCGTTGAGCTTGGTCCAGACCGCGTAGGCGTCATCGTCGTCATCCACCACGGTGTGGAAGAGGTCGCTGGAGATGGTGAGGTAGAACCAGCGGATGATGATGGCGTCGAGGATCATCCACTCCTCGTCGTTGATCATGAGGGCCGAGTCCACGGTGCCGTCCACGTGGCCGTGCAGGAGGTACTCACGGAACACAAGCGAAAAGTACCGCTTCCAAGCGGAGTAGGACGCGGTGTTTTGATCAAGCTTCACTGGGACACGCTCATGGATGTTAAGGTCGCGGACGAGGGTGACATCGGGACCAGCGAACGGGTTGGAtacggtggaggaggaggagctcatgGCTAGGATTAGGGTTTGGGACGTGTGGCGCGGCGCGGGTTAGAGGTGGTGCGGCGCGGGGTGGGGTGGCGGGGTGCTGCGGCGCGGGAAGCGGCGGGGTGGGGTGGGGTTCGCGGCGCGGGTGGCGGTGCGGAATGTGGAGGCAGGGAGCGGAAGCGAGCGGCGATCGGCGGCTGCGGCGTCATGGAGAGGCGGCAGCGGCGGAAGGCGCGGtggtggggggcggcggcgactagcggcagcggcggcgaccgagaagatggtggtggcggcggcggctggtggtggcggcggggagtagcggcggcggcggcggcttatgGTTTAAGACCGTGCTGCGATAGATACCATGTAGAAGGGCAAGATGTGAGCTGTGCAATCGCGATGTATTGATCGATGTACCAGGCACGTATATATAAGTACAGAGAGGGGCCACAACCTCAACTATACAGAGGAAACAGAAAGTAGACCCTATACACAAATATACATGTACACAATATACTCAACAGAATTCACTGCTGCAAATATAGAGCAAGCAGCCAAGCACGCCGCTAGCTAATTTTGCAGTTCGTTACCACGATCGGCTCCATAGACCATAATAACCGG is drawn from Aegilops tauschii subsp. strangulata cultivar AL8/78 chromosome 1, Aet v6.0, whole genome shotgun sequence and contains these coding sequences:
- the LOC141039164 gene encoding uncharacterized protein, with translation MSSSSSTVSNPFAGPDVTLVRDLNIHERVPVKLDQNTASYSAWKRYFSLVFREYLLHGHVDGTVDSALMINDEEWMILDAIIIRWFYLTISSDLFHTVVDDDDDAYAVWTKLNGLFTNNRLQCKVLLHGEFYGC